TCAGAAACACCACCGCGCTTTTAGCTCTGGATGTATTCGCCTGGAAAAGCCCATGTGGCTTGCGCAATATCTCCTAAACGATAAAAAAAATTGGGGCGAAAAGAAAATCTTTGAATCCATGAACAAACCAGAAGAAACAACAGTCTATATCAAAAAACCACTTCCTATTTACATCAATTATTGGACCGCATGGAAAAACAAAGAAGATAAAATGGAATTTCGCGAAGACATTTACAAGCTCGATCGAAATATTTCAAACCATTTGCTGTCGACGGGAAAGCATTGATGGGATTATGTTTATCGCTACAATAACTCACAAATTTGAAAAAGAGCTATTTTGATTTTTTTATCTAACCCAGCTCTTTCTTCCAAAAGTAAATAATCTCTTAGTTCATCATCAATGTCTTTTTGTGTGAGCTTTTTAGCTTGATCCATTAACCTTTCTTTAAATTCTTTAAACGTCATTTGTTTTGGTAATTTCACTTTTCTTTGCGAGTGAACATTTTTCAAACGCACTTTCAACGTTTCTTTATCCGGTTTGATTTTTAAAATAGAGTGGAAAAAGTAGATATCATAAAGATCCCTTATTAAACCTCGTTCATTCCAAGCGGCTAATTTATTTGAAAGCGAAACATCAAAACTCATTACCGAAACAATATGCGGGAATTGATTATTTTGCTTTGAAAGCGAACTTGTACTTATAGGTTCTGTCTTACACGCTTTCGAAACATTCACCTCAATTTGAGTTTGATACTGTTGATATTGTATTGATACGCGAAGCGAAGTTGAGTGAAATGCTGCTTCAATTTTTGCGCCTGGCAATTCTTGAAGCAATTTTTTAATCAAAGGATACACCTCTTTTTTTGATGAAAAAGGAACAAAAACATAATCCAGATCATTTGTATAACGAGGACAATCCAGCAGCCGCAAAACCATACCTCCCTTGAGAATAGCGTTCTTAGGATAAAGTTCAGCCATTCGGTTTATAATCCAAACCATCAGTGCTTCATTTGAATGAATATCAATCATGAAAGAAACTCCTTACAAAGCTTACAAATTTTTTATTTTTATATTTTTTGAGATAACGATCTATAATTTTTAAATTAAGTTTCTCGAGGGCAATGTCGGAAAAAATATCGAAAGAGTATCGTTGTCCCTTAAGGTGATAATAGAGCGTGTCTAAAAAAGCTTTTTCTTTATTTGCCATCCAAATGCCGTTACTCACTTCAAAACCAAAAAACAAATGTGGTGAAATACCTAAATGAATAATCTCCCCATATGTACTTTGGTATTTTCTTTTTTTCCCAATTTTTATTGCATATACGGTTTTTGCTGGAACTGAACCAATCAGCATGTGTTTGCTTAAGGCAGTACCTAAACTTAGATATGATTTTGCTTGAAGTCTTTGACTTAGCACTTCTAAATTTGGATTTTGAGAAACAAATATTCCTCGAATAAATGAAGTGAGAATGCCTTCTTTTTCTAACTTACTCACCTCGCGATAAAACTGAAGTTTACTTCCAACTTGTAAAAGGGTTTGTAGCTCTGAAGTACTGAAAACCCCTTCATTTTTCACCAAAAAATCAGCTATAACTTCCTGTTTTTTCTTGTTTAATTTCATACGGACAGTAACTATACAAAAACTGATACTTTCTGTCCATATAAAAATTCTGGTACTAGCTCCTGCGTCTCATCCATCGCTTACAATTTTGCTTCAATGGCCCGCGCTATTTGATTTCTCACTTCGTACAGCGCATTTGGATCTACCGCTGTCACTCCTTGCACATCCGGAAACAGTTGCTGTGCAAATGCCTTTGCAAGATCTTCTTCGCCTAGACTTTTGAGCATATTCAAATATTCGTAGTCTTCTAAACCCTCGCGAATAAGCTTAAGCCGCATTGAAGCAAGTGGAATACCTCGTTCACCACCGATACGAGACGGCAAACCCGGATACAACAAGGTTCCGTCGCCTGATCCTGAGAAAGCACACAAACCTCCCTCATTCCATGAGCTGGAGAGTTGTTCGGCAACTGAAAAATAAAGTTCTCCTCCAACATCCTGCTGGAACGTAAACCATTCCATTGCTCTTGCTTGCAACGCTGAAGCATCTATCACATACGAAGGATAACCCGTAAACCCTTCTCCCACGCTGGTTTCACAACCATTTCCACATCCATGGGAAAGACAAGATTGATACCACCACAATTCATGCTTTGGATTTGAGCTGAGAAAATCATCGTAATCGTCGCGCTCTCCAAACGGCAAACCTGTGCCAACCCAGTTAATTGCGGGAACTAAAATATCAATCAGTGAAGTAAGATTATTTGCCTTCGCTTGAGGAAAACCTGTGGTCACCAAAGTCTGCATGCCAGACAATTGAACAGCAGGCGCTATTTGCTGAATGGACTGCCAAGTACAACCGTTTGGTGGCTCATCACAAGTGTAGTGAAAAAGTGTTGTTCCGTTCCAAGCTTTTTCTTGCCAATGCTGCATGCGGAAGAGCAGCTCTTGCGGAATGTTTTGCACACCTGCTGCGAGTTCAGATCGCATGCTGGTAAGTTTTGCGAAGGGAAGCCGTGTTTTATTACTCCCTTTTAAAAAGGGTTCGTAGAGTTCATCAAAGTGATTCCAACTCTGCCCTTGCCGTGGCCAGCCGTACACAAATGAATCGAGTGAAATGCGATGGTCCAAAGCAAAACGTGCATACATCGTATTGTAATATTCTATTCCAGCATCTCCACCACACTCATTGTACCCTCCATGATGTGCACCGCACGCAGCATCCCAGCCAATACCAAACGCAGTTTTCAAACTTGAAGTTGAAGGAAGCGCAAAATTATAGACATGAAGCGAAATGGGAACACTCATATCGCCGTCGCTCGTTTGAAGGTTTACCGTTCCCAAATACGAGCCAGCCTCAGCATCTTGTGGAACTAAAACTTCAATCCACAATACTCTGGTTTCGTTTGGAGCAATCGACAAAGGAAAGATATTTCTTTTTTCATGAAACACTTCATCTTCTGCTGGAATAAGAGGATCTGGCCAAAACCCTGCGGCACCTTCATCGTTTGAAGCTTGGGGCACGTGATAAAGTTCCTCAAGATAAACAGTAAATTGCTCTTTTGGAATGACATGGTTATTTTGATGAGAGAGATCCGAAAGCGTAACAGCCTCAATCTGCTTTCCCAAAGCTTCACCATTCATCACCACCTGAAAAGCTTCGAATTCATTTTTCGCTGCAGAAATGCCAAATGTTTCAACGTAAGGAACAGCATCTTGAGGTCTGTATTTTCTGTTCACTTGATCAAGCCCTATCCATTTCGGAACAGCGCTGACATCCACACCAATTTCTTCAATGACTGGCGTTGTGGGAAACCCTTCCGAAGGTGGCGGTGACGACGTGAGGCTCTTTGTTTTTGTTCCCGACGAACCGCAAGAAAGAAGAAAAAGGAAAGAACAGAACAAGGTGAAGCGCTTCATCGAAAGCCTCCTTTTTTAGATATTTTTTTCATAGGCCGCCGAGTCTAAACTTTCTTTTTAGGGGAGAGCAAGATTAAAAAAACAGGAACCATTTCTTCTGAGGTTCCTGTTTAAATATTTGAAATACATCATAATTTTTAAAGCGAGCTCTTAGCCAGCAGTATACTTTCCCAAAGTAGCAAGGCCGTTGCATTCAATGCGGTGAAGAAAAACTTTTTTTGCTGAAGAAATGTTTTCTTTTTTTCCAGCCCAAGCTTTTAGCGTGTCTTCTTGCAAAGCCCGACCATAGGAAAAACTTAGATTCCAAGGCAAATCACCAAGTTTATTCATGGCATTTAAATGTTCAGTTGCCGCGATAGAACTTTGGCCGCCAGAAAGAAAGACGATACTGGGAACTTCCGCTGGCACGTATTCTTTCAGAAGAGTCACCGTTTCTTTTGCCACTTCATCAACACTTGCTTGCTGTGCACATTTTTTTCCAGAGATGATCATGTTTGGTTTCAACACCATGCCTGGCAAATAAACTTTTGCTGCGCGAAGTTCATCAAACACAATTTTCCATACTTTTGCAGTTACTTCACGACAACGCGAAAGCGTGTGAGCCCCGTCCATCAACACTTCCGGCTCGACAATGGGAACAATGTTGTTCTCTTGGCAAAGAGCAGCATAGCGTGCAAGCGCATGCGCATTTGCTTTTATGCAATAATCACTTGGAAGAATTTCGTTGATTTCAATCACCGCTCTCCACTTTGCAAAGCGAGCGCCAAGTTCGTAATATTCCTTCAAGCGCGTTGAAAGCCCATCGAGCCCTTCGGTAATTTTTTCACCTGGAAAGTTGGGCAAATCTTTGGCACCCATATCCACTTTGATTCCCGGGATCACTCCATTTTGCTCAAGGTATTTTGGAAATGGAACACCATCGTCAGTTGATTGACGAATCGTTTCATCGTAGAGGATAACTCCGCTCATAAACTGCTCGGCACCTTCTGTTGTGAAAAGAAGTTGGCGGTAGGCTTGTCTGTTTTTTTCGCTTGATTCAACTTGAATGGTATCAAAACGTTTTTTAATCGTTCCATTGCTTTCGTCCGCGGCAAGAATGCCTTTTCCTTTTGCTCCCATTGCCTTGGCAACGCGCTCTAACTGTGATGTGTCCATATTCTCCTCCTTGTCCCTCGTTTGGCTATCGCCTTAATCCCTCACTCTTTGAAGTACAAGAAAAAAATCAGTTCATCTCATCTCCATTTGCAAAGGAATCTGGGTGCGAACATTTCATGGCAAGCGAGAAGGACTGAGGAATATTTCCCGTTAATAACTGGTGGGGTTTGAGGTATTCGTACAGTTGTCCATAATGTTTTACTTCGTTATTGCTCACTCTTCTTATGACATGATGCGGGCTTAACCCTTCGTGTGATTTCAAGCCCATGGCGCCAATGAGTTCAGCCATCCCCTTCATGGTTTCTTTATGGTACATCATCACACGTGTTCTTTTGTCACTCACCACCAAGCCCGCAACAAGCTGAGGGTCTTGAGTGGTCACACCTGTTGGACAATTATTTGTATTGCATCGCAGTGCCTGAATGCATCCCAGCGAAAGCATGAACGCGCGCGCAGCATAGATGGCATCTGCACCTAAGGCGAGCCGCTTAATCATGCCAAAGGCTGAGGTCATTTTTCCCGCGGCAATAATTTTAATCATGCCTCGTAAGCCAAAACCAACAAGGGCATTGTGAATAAAGATAAGCGATTCTGTCGTTGGTGTTCCTACATGGTTGGAAAATTCTAGTGGCGCAGCGCCCGTTCCCCCTTCGCCGCCATCTACAGCAATATAATCTGGAGTGATTCCGGTTTTATGCATTGCTTTGCACAAGGCCATAAACTCTCTCTGCTTCCCCAAGCAAAGCTTGATGCCAACTGGTTTTCCGCCAGAGAGTTCTCGAAGCTTTTGAATAAACTGCATCATTTGAACTGGCGTTGAAAAAGTAGAATGCGCTGGTGGCGAAATAACAGGCTTGCCAAGAGGAACATCTCTTATCTGCGAAATTTCTAGATCTACTTTTCGGCCTGGAAGAATTCCACCATGGCCAGGTTTCGCCCCTTGCGAAAGTTTGAGTTCAATCATTTTCACATTGTGATGCGTTGCTTTGCGGGCGAAGGTGGTTTCGCAAAAAGTTCCATCTTCTCTTCTGCAGCCAAAATATCCCGTTCCAATTTGCCAAATAATATCGGCACCAGGTTCAAGGTGATACTTGGTGATTCCTCCCTCACCTGTATTTAAGGCGAAGTGACCGTCTTTTGCGCCGCCACTTAAGGCCATAATTGCATTTTTGCTGATGGCTCCAAAGCTCATAGCAGAAATATTCAAAATGCTTGCGGTATAGGGTTGTGTGCAACGTGGTCCACCAATAGTGATGCGAAGATGTTCGGGATCAAGATGTTGGGGTGCAAGTGAATGGTTTACCCACTCATACCCGGAAGCATAGACATCACGCTGAGTTCCGAAGGGCAAGGTATCTAGCTGCAATTTTGAACGTTGATACACCACGGATCTTTTTTCTCTGCTAAAAGGCTTTCCGTCCGTATTTGATTCAACGAAATATTGATTTATTTCCGGGCGAATAGATTCAAAGAGATAGCGAAAACGCCCAAGGATTGGGAAGTTACGACGAATGGTACTTTTTTTCTGAAAGTAATCTTGAAAGCCAAGCAGCAAAAAAGGCCCTACCAAAACAAGTGACCACAGCAAAACCGGGAAGGAAAAATAAAACCAAACCTCTACTATTATGAGTGTTATTGAAATAAATAAAAAAATTCTTCTCATATTTCCCCCTTAAGCTCCATTTCTTTAGCGTACTTAAAATACTCTGTCGACCTTTCATGTTTTAGCTCTTGACACATCGCCCGCAAATGCATATACGGCGAGGAATGCAGAACAGACTTCATCATCATGCTCATCATATCCCATAGGGGAAGGTGAACGTGTAAGCTGCAAAAAGAACAAACACTCTCAACACCGACCCCCAAAGGTCGGTGTTTTTGTTTTATCTGTTCATTGTAAACACTGACGAAAGGGGGAAAAAAAGGATAGAAAAACGTGACCTCAACATTTTCTCCGCTGGCCACATTACCAACACTTTCCACACCACTTCGCCTACCAGCATTGCAAGCTTGGTGGACATCTCCAAGTCTCACTCAACATCGCCAACTTGTCTTGCAGCACGCAAAAACACTTGGTTCTTTAAACCCTCAACAAGCGCAAGAGCTTAAACTCATTGAAGAAGCCGGCGATAAGCTTCCCGCAGCAAATGCCTTTGAACTTGTGCGTAATCACAAAATTGATGCTCTTTTGAAATCGATCAAACCAAAATCTCAAGGAGCTCGCTACTATACAGACAGAACTGAAAGGCTCTGGACACAACAACTTCCCTTTATTCTCAACTGGATGGATCAAGCTCTTATTACCGTAAACGCAAGAAAAGCACCAAACAGATTTGGCATTGATACCAGCACATTTGCCGCAGCTTGTAGATTGGAACGAGGCGCACTTTCTGTACTGCTCGCTTCTTCAAAATGGAAAGAAATTGCCAGAGCTTACCAAGACAGTTTTCGCGATGAAAACATTCCAGTTGGAAATCCTCTCTTCACAGATGAAGTCTTAGAAGTTGTAAAAAACGAAGCTCAAAAAAAAGCTAGCGCTCCGTTCACCCTTACTTTCAACAAATCTCTTCGAGCTGAAACCTTTGTTCCATCTCGTTTTGCTGCCGACGCACCTCAAGTACAAGGTGCACTCTTTTGTTATCCTGGCATTGGCAGGCTGGGATATTCTGATTTGCCTTCACTTTTTCCTGCAGCCTCAATTCTTTCGGATCTTCGAGAGGCTGATGGTCCAAAACGGATTGTAAATCACCAAGCCGCAAAGCTTTTTGCAACGGGTCTTTCCTGGCCACACCATGGTGGAGGCGATCAAGATCTTCCACTTGAAGAGCTGATCACAACTATTGATGCACACGCGAACTCCGTTGAAAACAATACCCTTCCCAAAATTGCATTAGGCCGTAGCTTTGGTGGCAGCACTTTGCTAGACTACATTCTCGCGCATCCCCAAACCTTTGCATCAGCATTTATTGTTTCAGCTTACAGCCCTGCGTTTACCAACTTTGTTTTGGCTTCGCTTGGAAATGAGGCGCGAGAGTTTAACTATCCCGGTTGGAAATGGGTCTTGGAACTTGATGGTTACTTTGAAGGAGACACTCCGGAAAGCCTTAGCCCAGAAGTATTTCAAGCCATGCAAGATGCTGCAAAGAAAACATCAACAGCCGCATATTGGAAAGCAAAAGCTGCACACTCACAATGGAAAATCCCAAAAAAACTTGAAGCACGTTTATCTGAGCTAAGAAAACTTGATCCAAACATCGATGAATTGTGGAAGCGTGATTGGTCGTTAGAAACAGAAGATGAAACAAGAGCGCGTGAAGAAAAACTGAAAGCGCTTCGAACTGAAGCAGGTTTTGACGAAATAAAAACTGAAGTAACTTTATTATGGGGAACAAACGACGATCAATATCCTCAAGGAGTAAATAACGAAAATCCCCTCTTCACCACTCGCTCTTTTTATCAGGCACTAAGCATAGCCTTTGGCTTTAAACTTTTGCCTTACTGTGGCGGACACGATCCGTTCAACACGAGAACGACAAATCAAAGAGTACGTGAAGAGGTGATTGCAACACTTAGAGCTAAGGTAAGAGAAAGTGTGGATTCTTCCACCTTGTCATCCTCGCGAACGCGGGGACCCAGCAATTAAAACACTTTGCTGTCATTGCGAACGAAGTGAAGCAATCTCCTCTGACAATTCTAAAACCGAGATCGCCACGTTTCACTCGCGATGACAAAGCGGTAAATTACGCACCACAGAAAAGATCACTCTCAAGCACGATGTCTCTTAAGTTTTTTCCTTTTTCATATGCAGACAGCAAAAGATCTGCTGGTGAGCTTTTGCGGATGATGGCCATTTCTTCAAGTTGTGCGAAGGCTTTTTCTTCGAAGGGTGAAATGAGTTTTTTTAGCTTAAGCCTTTCAAGTCCGCTGCGAGCAAGTTTCATCACTTGTGCTGCACATTCCAAAAAAGGATAAGGCCCAAACATGCCTTGCATTCCCTCTTTTGCTGCAGACGTAAGCGCTTCCCTGCAAACTGACACGTCAACAAAATCAAGCAAGAGCGAAAGATCGTTCAACGCTTCTTCATCATACACAAGCGACTTCAGCAAAACTGGAAGTGCAAAGGCTAAAACACAAGCTTGACGATCACAACTTCGCACTTCCAAAAATGACTTCAAACGAATTTCGGGAAACAATGTAGAAAGATGCAGATTCCAATCATCACTGTTTGCTTCATGTTTCTCAAAACCATTTTGCAAAAAATTTCGAAAGGTTTGATGCTTGTTCACTACCACTTTTCCATCAC
This Deltaproteobacteria bacterium CG11_big_fil_rev_8_21_14_0_20_42_23 DNA region includes the following protein-coding sequences:
- a CDS encoding fructose-bisphosphate aldolase class I, yielding MDTSQLERVAKAMGAKGKGILAADESNGTIKKRFDTIQVESSEKNRQAYRQLLFTTEGAEQFMSGVILYDETIRQSTDDGVPFPKYLEQNGVIPGIKVDMGAKDLPNFPGEKITEGLDGLSTRLKEYYELGARFAKWRAVIEINEILPSDYCIKANAHALARYAALCQENNIVPIVEPEVLMDGAHTLSRCREVTAKVWKIVFDELRAAKVYLPGMVLKPNMIISGKKCAQQASVDEVAKETVTLLKEYVPAEVPSIVFLSGGQSSIAATEHLNAMNKLGDLPWNLSFSYGRALQEDTLKAWAGKKENISSAKKVFLHRIECNGLATLGKYTAG
- a CDS encoding FMN-binding glutamate synthase family protein produces the protein MRRIFLFISITLIIVEVWFYFSFPVLLWSLVLVGPFLLLGFQDYFQKKSTIRRNFPILGRFRYLFESIRPEINQYFVESNTDGKPFSREKRSVVYQRSKLQLDTLPFGTQRDVYASGYEWVNHSLAPQHLDPEHLRITIGGPRCTQPYTASILNISAMSFGAISKNAIMALSGGAKDGHFALNTGEGGITKYHLEPGADIIWQIGTGYFGCRREDGTFCETTFARKATHHNVKMIELKLSQGAKPGHGGILPGRKVDLEISQIRDVPLGKPVISPPAHSTFSTPVQMMQFIQKLRELSGGKPVGIKLCLGKQREFMALCKAMHKTGITPDYIAVDGGEGGTGAAPLEFSNHVGTPTTESLIFIHNALVGFGLRGMIKIIAAGKMTSAFGMIKRLALGADAIYAARAFMLSLGCIQALRCNTNNCPTGVTTQDPQLVAGLVVSDKRTRVMMYHKETMKGMAELIGAMGLKSHEGLSPHHVIRRVSNNEVKHYGQLYEYLKPHQLLTGNIPQSFSLAMKCSHPDSFANGDEMN